The following are encoded in a window of Perca fluviatilis chromosome 21, GENO_Pfluv_1.0, whole genome shotgun sequence genomic DNA:
- the slc35g1 gene encoding solute carrier family 35 member G1, with product MGDCNHSTHERALSIEDGVSVVFHKVDSHDDTNSGDESGDDERTAATIHLQSNCHDVSCDYDGDAEGARGSDNSLEGSEKTTLCPPAFCVRRRLASRDGSALEDSEKPNRCPGLGLFYAFLSTVFFSTIALLVKTIEGVHAIEISAIRCFFQMLFTMPLLIYHKTGFLGPRDKRIYLVLRGFIGSNAMILLFYAVQQMPLADATVIMFSNPVFTSLLAWIFLKERCTIWDCVFTVFTITGVLLIARPPFLFGDHRRGIEGNYANHIKGTIAAFAGAIGAAFTFVVLRKMGKSVHYYLSVWYYAVIGFIECIITVSVLGEWKIPYCGRDRWLLMLIAVLGIAGQSFLTKALQIEKAGPVALMRTIDVVLAFIFQFIFLNRAPTMWSLGGALCVVASTSGVALQKWYSSSRKS from the exons ATGGGCGACTGTAACCACAGTACACACGAGCGGGCTTTGTCCATAGAGGACGGCGTTAGTGTAGTGTTTCACAAAGTTGACAGCCATGATGACACAAACAGCGGCGACGAGAGTGGCGATGATGAACGGACAGCAGCGACGATTCACTTGCAAAGTAACTGCCATGATGTGTCCTGTGATTACGATGGTGATGCTGAGGGAGCGAGAGGAAGCGACAATTCTCTGGAAGGCAGCGAGAAGACAACACTATGCCCGCCGGCGTTTTGCGTCAGAAGAAGGCTGGCATCCCGAGACGGAAGCGCACTTGAAG ACTCAGAGAAACCAAACAGATGTCCAGGTCTTGGTTTGTTCTATGCTTTCCTGTCCACAGTTTTCTTCTCCACCATTGCACTCTTGGTGAAAACCATCGAGGGGGTCCACGCCATTGAGATCAGCGCCATACGCTGCTTCTTCCAGATGCTCTTTACTATGCCCTTACTCATCTACCACAA GACAGGTTTCCTTGGTCCCAGAGACAAACGCATATATTTGGTGCTTCGGGGTTTCATTGGCTCCAATGCCATGATCCTGCTCTTCTATGCTGTTCAGCAGATGCCGCTAGCTGACGCCACAGTCATCATGTTCAG taaTCCAGTCTTTACCTCCCTGCTGGCCTGGATCTTCCTGAAGGAGAGATGTACAATCTGGGACTGTGTCTTCACTGTTTTTACCATCACTGGAGTCCTCCTCATCGCCCGACCGCCATTTCTCTTTGGCGACCATCGGCGTGGCATTGAGGGCAACTATGCTAACCACATTAAGGGGACTATTGCTGCCTTTGCAG GAGCTATTGGGGCTGCTTTTACATTTGTTGTCCTTCGCAAGATGGGGAAGAGCGTCCATTACTACCTCTCTGTCTGGTACTATGCTGTCATCGGTTTCATCGAGTGCATCATCACAGTATCCGTCCTGGGGGAGTGGAAAATCCCATACTGTGGCCGTGATCGCTGGCTGCTGATGCTGATTGCTGTCCTGGGTATCGCAGGCCAGAGCTTCCTCACAAAGGCCCTCCAGATTGAGAAGGCTGGACCTGTGGCTCTGATGAGGACTATCGATGTGGTGCTGGCGTTCATCTTCCAATTCATTTTCCTCAACCGTGCACCGACCATGTGGAGCCTCGGAGGGGCGCTGTGCGTCGTGGCGAGCACTAGTGGAGTAGCACTCCAGAAGTGGTACAGCAGCTCTCGCAAGAGCTGA